From the genome of Halomonas sp. MCCC 1A13316, one region includes:
- a CDS encoding nitrate reductase subunit alpha: protein MSHFLDRLNFFRKAREPFANGHGETREESRGWEDGYRQRWQHDKIVRSTHGVNCTGSCSWKIYVKNGLVTWETQQTDYPRTRPDLPNHEPRGCPRGASYSWYMYSANRLKYPLIRKPLLKLWREAKQQHGDPVDAWASIVSDPAKTKQYKRARGMGGFVRADWDELNELIAASNVYTAKQYGPDRIIGFSPIPAMSMVSYAAGSRYLSLIGGVCMSFYDWYCDLPPASPQTWGEQTDVPESADWYNSGYIIAWGSNVPQTRTPDAHFFTEVRYKGTKTVSITPDYAEVSKLTDEWLSVKQGTDAALGMAMGHVILKEFHLDKPSTYFTEYVRKYSDMPFLVELEAREDGSFVPGKQLRTSDFEGNLGQDNNPEWKTVAWDELSDRLVVPNGSIGFRWGEKEEIQGKWNLEERDADGSEIKPLLTLAEHHDDVAKVAFPYFGGIAHEHFDHVAGNELLFHSLPAKRLKKADGTDVLAVTVFDLMCANYGIDRGFGEDDGATSYDQVRPYTPAWQEKITGVPAEQVARIAREFADNADKTRGRSMVIVGAAMNHWYHMDMNYRGLINMLVMCGCIGQSGGGWAHYVGQEKLRPQTGWTPLAFGLDWQRPPRHMNSTSFFYNHSSQWRYEKLEIKEILSPLANPADYSGSLIDFNVRSERMGWLPSAPQLNANPLRLAEKAEAAGMSTKDYAVQQLKSGELAFAAEDPDNEQNFPRNLFVWRSNLLGSSGKGHEYMLKYLLGTRHGIQGKDLGEFGGQKPEEVKWHDEAPEGKLDLVVTLDFRMSSTCLYSDVVLPTATWYEKNDLNTSDMHPFIHPLTAATDPAWESRSDWDIYKGIAKAFSEVCVGHLGEETDLVTLPHQHDSPAELAQPEVKDWKKGECEPIPGKTMPALIEVKRNYPETYERFTSIGPLLETVGNGGKGIAWNTESEVELLGKLNYRKTEGPHKGRPKIETAIDAAEMILTLAPETNGQVAVKAWGALSKITGRDHTHLAINKEEEKIRFRDIVAQPRKIISSPTWSGLEDEHVSYNAGYTNVHELIPWRTVSGRQQFYQDHPWMRAFGESLLVYRPPINTKTITGFTMPEDNGNPTKALNWITPHQKWGIHSTYSDNLLMLTLNRGGPVVWMSETDAQEIGIEDNDWIELFNANGAITARAIVSQRVKAGMVMMYHAQERQVNVPGSEVTKTRGGMHNSVTRVCPKPTHMIGGYAQLSYSFNYYGTVGSNRDEFVLIRKMKRIDWLDGEGNDSVQEAVK from the coding sequence ATGAGTCACTTCTTAGATCGGCTGAATTTCTTCCGCAAGGCGCGTGAACCTTTCGCCAACGGCCATGGCGAGACCCGCGAGGAGTCCCGTGGCTGGGAGGACGGTTACCGTCAGCGCTGGCAGCACGACAAGATCGTGCGCTCCACCCACGGCGTGAACTGCACCGGCTCCTGCAGCTGGAAGATCTACGTCAAGAACGGCCTGGTCACCTGGGAGACCCAGCAGACCGACTATCCGCGCACCCGCCCGGACCTGCCCAACCACGAGCCGCGGGGCTGCCCGCGCGGCGCCAGCTACTCCTGGTACATGTACAGCGCCAATCGCCTCAAGTACCCGCTGATCCGCAAGCCGCTGCTCAAGCTATGGCGCGAGGCCAAGCAGCAGCACGGCGACCCGGTCGACGCCTGGGCCTCCATCGTTTCCGACCCGGCCAAGACCAAGCAGTACAAGCGCGCCCGCGGGATGGGCGGCTTCGTACGCGCCGACTGGGACGAGCTCAACGAGCTGATCGCCGCCTCCAACGTCTACACCGCCAAGCAGTATGGCCCCGACCGCATCATCGGCTTCTCGCCGATCCCCGCCATGTCGATGGTCAGCTACGCTGCGGGTAGCCGCTACCTGTCGCTGATCGGCGGCGTGTGCATGAGCTTCTACGACTGGTACTGCGACCTGCCGCCGGCCAGCCCCCAGACCTGGGGCGAGCAGACCGACGTGCCGGAATCGGCCGACTGGTACAACTCCGGCTACATCATTGCCTGGGGCTCCAACGTGCCCCAGACCCGTACCCCGGACGCCCACTTCTTCACCGAAGTGCGCTACAAGGGCACCAAGACCGTCTCCATTACCCCGGACTACGCCGAGGTCTCCAAGCTCACCGACGAGTGGCTGTCGGTCAAGCAGGGCACCGACGCCGCGCTGGGCATGGCCATGGGCCACGTCATCCTCAAGGAGTTCCACCTCGACAAGCCCAGCACCTACTTCACCGAGTACGTGCGCAAGTACTCCGACATGCCCTTCCTGGTCGAGCTGGAAGCCCGTGAAGACGGCAGCTTCGTGCCCGGCAAGCAGCTGCGCACCAGCGACTTCGAAGGCAATCTGGGCCAGGACAACAATCCCGAATGGAAGACCGTGGCGTGGGACGAACTGTCCGACCGCCTCGTCGTGCCGAACGGCTCCATCGGTTTCCGCTGGGGTGAGAAGGAAGAGATCCAGGGCAAGTGGAACCTCGAGGAGCGCGATGCCGACGGCTCGGAAATCAAGCCGCTGCTGACCCTGGCCGAGCATCACGACGACGTGGCCAAGGTGGCGTTCCCCTACTTCGGCGGCATTGCCCACGAGCACTTCGACCACGTGGCCGGCAACGAGCTGCTGTTCCACAGCCTGCCCGCCAAGCGCCTGAAGAAGGCTGACGGCACTGACGTGCTGGCCGTCACCGTGTTCGACCTGATGTGTGCCAACTACGGCATCGACCGCGGGTTTGGTGAGGACGACGGTGCCACCTCCTACGACCAGGTCCGCCCCTACACCCCGGCCTGGCAGGAGAAGATCACCGGCGTGCCCGCCGAGCAGGTCGCCCGTATCGCCCGTGAGTTCGCCGACAACGCCGACAAGACCCGGGGTCGCTCCATGGTCATCGTGGGTGCCGCGATGAACCACTGGTACCACATGGACATGAACTACCGCGGCCTGATCAACATGCTGGTCATGTGCGGCTGTATCGGCCAGAGCGGCGGCGGCTGGGCCCACTATGTCGGCCAGGAGAAACTGCGCCCGCAGACCGGCTGGACCCCGCTGGCCTTCGGCCTCGACTGGCAGCGTCCGCCGCGTCACATGAACTCCACCTCGTTCTTCTACAACCACTCCTCGCAGTGGCGCTACGAGAAGCTCGAGATCAAGGAGATCCTCTCGCCGCTGGCCAACCCGGCCGACTACAGCGGCAGCCTGATCGACTTCAACGTGCGCTCCGAGCGCATGGGCTGGCTGCCCTCCGCGCCGCAGCTCAACGCCAACCCGCTGCGCCTGGCCGAAAAGGCCGAGGCCGCCGGCATGTCGACCAAGGACTACGCCGTGCAGCAGCTCAAGAGCGGCGAGCTGGCGTTTGCCGCCGAGGACCCGGACAACGAGCAGAACTTCCCGCGCAACCTCTTCGTGTGGCGCTCCAACCTGCTGGGCAGCTCGGGCAAGGGCCACGAGTACATGCTCAAGTACCTGCTGGGTACCCGCCACGGCATCCAGGGCAAGGACCTGGGCGAGTTCGGCGGCCAGAAGCCGGAAGAGGTGAAGTGGCACGACGAAGCGCCGGAAGGCAAGCTCGACCTGGTGGTCACGCTCGACTTCCGCATGTCATCCACCTGCCTCTACTCCGACGTGGTGCTGCCGACGGCGACCTGGTACGAGAAGAACGACCTCAATACCTCGGACATGCACCCCTTCATCCACCCGCTGACCGCGGCCACCGACCCGGCATGGGAGTCGCGCAGCGACTGGGACATCTACAAGGGCATCGCCAAGGCGTTCTCCGAGGTGTGCGTGGGGCACCTGGGCGAGGAGACCGATCTGGTCACCCTGCCGCACCAGCACGACTCCCCCGCCGAGCTGGCCCAGCCCGAGGTCAAGGACTGGAAGAAGGGTGAGTGTGAACCGATCCCCGGCAAGACCATGCCGGCTTTGATCGAGGTCAAGCGCAACTACCCGGAAACCTACGAGCGCTTCACCTCCATTGGGCCGCTGCTCGAGACCGTCGGCAACGGCGGCAAGGGCATCGCCTGGAACACCGAGTCCGAGGTCGAGCTGCTCGGCAAGCTCAACTACCGCAAGACCGAAGGGCCGCACAAGGGTCGGCCGAAGATCGAGACGGCCATCGACGCCGCCGAGATGATCCTGACCCTGGCGCCGGAAACCAACGGCCAGGTGGCGGTCAAGGCGTGGGGCGCGCTGTCCAAGATCACCGGGCGCGACCACACCCACCTGGCGATCAACAAGGAAGAGGAGAAGATCCGCTTCCGCGACATCGTCGCCCAGCCGCGCAAGATCATCTCGAGCCCGACCTGGTCCGGCCTGGAGGACGAGCACGTCTCCTACAACGCCGGCTACACCAACGTCCACGAGCTGATTCCTTGGCGCACCGTGAGCGGCCGCCAGCAGTTCTACCAGGATCACCCCTGGATGCGCGCCTTCGGCGAGAGCCTGCTGGTCTACCGTCCGCCGATCAACACCAAGACGATCACCGGCTTCACCATGCCGGAGGACAACGGCAACCCGACCAAGGCGCTGAACTGGATCACGCCGCACCAGAAGTGGGGCATCCACTCCACTTACAGCGACAACCTGCTGATGCTGACGCTCAACCGCGGCGGCCCGGTGGTCTGGATGTCGGAGACCGACGCCCAGGAGATCGGCATCGAGGACAACGACTGGATCGAGCTGTTCAACGCCAACGGTGCCATCACTGCGCGGGCCATCGTCAGCCAGCGGGTCAAGGCCGGCATGGTGATGATGTATCACGCCCAGGAGCGCCAGGTGAACGTGCCGGGCTCCGAGGTCACCAAGACCCGCGGCGGCATGCACAACTCCGTGACCCGGGTGTGCCCCAAGCCGACCCACATGATCGGCGGCTACGCCCAGCTCTCTTACAGCTTCAACTACTACGGAACCGTTGGCTCCAACCGCGATGAATTCGTCCTGATCCGCAAGATGAAGAGAATCGACTGGCTGGACGGCGAGGGCAACGACAGCGTTCAGGAGGCCGTGAAATGA
- the narH gene encoding nitrate reductase subunit beta, which translates to MKIRSQVGMVLNLDKCIGCHTCSVTCKNVWTSREGLEYAWFNNVETKPGIGYPKEWENQDKWKGGWMRRKDGKIEPRIGGKWRVLANIFANPDLPEIDDYYEPFDFDYQHLHTAKQGDHQPVARPRSLVSGQRMKKIEWGPNWEEILGTEFAKRRKDKNFEQVQADIYGQFENTFMMYLPRLCEHCLNPTCVASCPSGAIYKREEDGIVLIDQDKCRGWRMCISGCPYKKIYYNWKTGKSEKCIFCYPRIEAGMPTVCSETCVGRIRYLGVLLYDADRIEEVASSPDVRDLYHRQCEIFLDPHDPEVIAQAKRDGIADNVIAAAQASPVYKMAMDWGLALPLHPEYRTLPMVWYVPPLSPIQSAAEAGKVEYDGVLPKIESLRIPVRYLANMLTAGEEEPVVLALKRLMAMRVFMRNKHVEGKHDTEVLDAVGLTEAQVEEMYRYLAIANYEDRFVVPTSHREMATEAFPERGGCGFSFGDGCHGESKPSLFNGRKQTSALVKPVDVFDPKTQSGGRRDEQGKETHHG; encoded by the coding sequence ATGAAGATTCGTTCCCAGGTAGGCATGGTCCTCAACCTCGACAAGTGCATCGGGTGCCACACCTGCTCGGTCACCTGCAAGAACGTCTGGACCAGCCGTGAAGGTCTGGAGTACGCCTGGTTCAACAACGTCGAGACCAAGCCCGGTATCGGCTATCCGAAGGAGTGGGAGAACCAGGACAAGTGGAAGGGCGGCTGGATGCGTCGCAAGGACGGCAAGATCGAGCCGCGCATCGGCGGCAAGTGGCGGGTATTGGCGAACATCTTTGCCAACCCCGACCTGCCCGAGATCGACGACTACTACGAGCCGTTCGACTTCGACTACCAGCACCTGCACACCGCCAAGCAGGGCGACCACCAGCCGGTGGCACGGCCGCGCTCGCTGGTCTCCGGCCAGCGAATGAAGAAGATCGAATGGGGTCCGAACTGGGAGGAGATCCTCGGCACCGAGTTCGCCAAGCGCCGCAAGGACAAGAACTTCGAGCAGGTGCAGGCCGACATCTACGGCCAGTTCGAGAACACCTTCATGATGTACCTGCCGCGCCTGTGCGAGCACTGCTTGAACCCTACCTGCGTGGCCTCGTGCCCCAGCGGTGCGATCTACAAGCGCGAGGAGGACGGCATCGTCCTGATCGACCAGGACAAGTGCCGCGGCTGGCGGATGTGCATCTCCGGCTGCCCGTACAAGAAGATCTACTACAACTGGAAGACCGGCAAGTCCGAGAAGTGCATCTTCTGCTACCCGCGCATCGAGGCGGGCATGCCGACCGTGTGCTCCGAGACCTGTGTGGGCCGCATCCGCTACCTCGGCGTGCTGCTCTACGATGCCGATCGCATCGAGGAAGTGGCGAGCTCGCCGGACGTGCGCGACCTCTACCACCGCCAGTGCGAGATCTTCCTCGACCCGCACGACCCCGAGGTGATCGCCCAGGCCAAGCGTGACGGCATTGCCGATAACGTGATCGCCGCGGCCCAGGCCTCGCCGGTCTACAAGATGGCCATGGATTGGGGGCTGGCGCTGCCGCTGCACCCCGAGTACCGCACCCTACCGATGGTCTGGTACGTGCCGCCGCTGTCGCCGATCCAGTCGGCCGCCGAGGCCGGCAAGGTCGAGTACGACGGCGTGCTGCCCAAGATCGAGTCGCTGCGCATCCCGGTGCGCTACCTCGCCAACATGCTCACCGCCGGTGAGGAGGAGCCCGTGGTACTGGCGCTCAAGCGGCTGATGGCGATGCGCGTCTTCATGCGCAACAAGCACGTCGAAGGCAAGCACGACACCGAGGTGCTCGATGCCGTGGGGCTCACCGAAGCCCAGGTGGAGGAGATGTACCGCTATCTCGCCATCGCCAACTACGAGGACCGCTTCGTGGTGCCCACCAGCCATCGCGAGATGGCTACCGAAGCCTTCCCCGAGCGCGGCGGCTGCGGCTTCAGCTTCGGTGACGGCTGCCACGGCGAGAGCAAGCCGAGCCTGTTCAACGGCCGCAAGCAGACCAGCGCGCTGGTCAAACCGGTCGACGTCTTCGACCCGAAGACACAGAGCGGGGGGCGGCGCGATGAACAAGGCAAGGAGACTCACCATGGCTGA
- the narJ gene encoding nitrate reductase molybdenum cofactor assembly chaperone produces MADAALRIEPVVGMRSLRVLARLLDYPTEALQQAAGDLIEALDAERRLPAALRADLMSWCQRISEADLLELQSDYVALFDKGRAHSLLLFEHVHGESRDRGQAMVDLIEEYKAAGFELDARELPDYLPLFLEYLSTRSEEEIGRWLGEIRHILALLTARLEERGADQALVTRALLALIGAEDDVETKRETVVGETRDDTPEALDAVWEEEAVRFSAKSDEDCALQSAEGRRLAERKRAIQGEAVRILDPVDAAKKR; encoded by the coding sequence ATGGCTGATGCAGCGCTGAGAATCGAACCCGTCGTCGGCATGCGCAGCCTGCGCGTGCTGGCCCGGCTGCTCGACTACCCCACCGAGGCGCTGCAGCAAGCCGCGGGCGATCTGATCGAGGCGCTCGACGCCGAGCGCCGCCTGCCGGCGGCGCTCCGGGCCGACCTGATGAGTTGGTGCCAGCGCATCAGTGAGGCCGACCTGCTCGAGCTGCAGTCCGACTACGTGGCGCTGTTCGACAAGGGCCGTGCCCACTCGCTGCTGCTGTTCGAACACGTGCACGGTGAATCGCGCGACCGCGGCCAGGCCATGGTCGACCTGATCGAAGAGTACAAGGCTGCGGGCTTCGAACTCGATGCCCGCGAACTGCCCGACTACCTGCCGCTGTTCCTGGAGTACCTCTCCACTCGCAGCGAGGAGGAGATCGGTCGTTGGCTGGGCGAGATCCGCCACATCCTAGCGCTGCTCACCGCGCGCCTGGAAGAGCGCGGCGCCGACCAGGCCCTGGTTACCCGTGCGCTGCTGGCACTGATCGGCGCCGAGGATGACGTCGAGACCAAGCGAGAAACCGTGGTCGGCGAGACACGCGACGACACTCCCGAGGCGCTGGACGCGGTATGGGAAGAGGAGGCAGTGCGCTTCTCTGCCAAGTCCGACGAGGACTGCGCTCTGCAGTCCGCCGAGGGACGGCGCCTGGCCGAGCGCAAGCGGGCGATCCAAGGTGAGGCGGTTCGCATCCTCGACCCTGTCGATGCCGCCAAGAAACGTTAA
- the narI gene encoding respiratory nitrate reductase subunit gamma, with protein MNYINSLLFGLYPYLAGSVFLIASLMRYDHGQYTWKTGSSQMLSSKNMRMASNLFHVGIIVIFFGHLVGLLTPHWVYEPFITPGAKQVMAVVIGGIAGVMCLVGGAMLFHRRLTNPRVRASSTTMDTVIIGLLVLQVALGLLTILPTLGHLDGSAMLKFSGWAQSIVYFQGGAAAHLEGVSWIYKLHILVGLTIVLVFPFTRLVHVWSAPMGYVTRRYQIVRRRA; from the coding sequence ATGAACTACATCAACTCCTTGCTGTTCGGGCTCTACCCCTACCTGGCCGGCAGTGTCTTCCTGATCGCCAGCCTGATGCGCTACGACCATGGCCAGTACACCTGGAAGACCGGCTCCAGCCAGATGCTGTCGTCGAAGAACATGCGCATGGCCAGCAACCTGTTCCATGTGGGCATCATCGTGATCTTCTTCGGTCACCTGGTCGGCCTGCTGACCCCGCACTGGGTCTACGAGCCCTTCATCACCCCCGGCGCCAAGCAGGTCATGGCGGTGGTGATCGGCGGCATCGCCGGCGTGATGTGCCTGGTGGGCGGGGCCATGCTGTTCCATCGCCGCCTGACCAACCCGCGCGTGCGTGCCTCTTCGACCACCATGGACACCGTGATCATCGGCCTACTGGTACTGCAGGTGGCGCTGGGGCTGCTCACCATCCTGCCCACCCTGGGGCACCTGGACGGCAGCGCCATGCTCAAGTTCTCCGGCTGGGCGCAATCGATCGTCTACTTCCAGGGCGGTGCCGCCGCGCACCTTGAGGGCGTCAGCTGGATCTACAAGCTGCACATCCTGGTCGGCCTGACCATCGTGCTGGTATTCCCCTTCACTCGCCTGGTGCACGTGTGGAGCGCGCCGATGGGCTATGTCACTAGGCGTTACCAGATCGTCCGCCGCCGGGCTTAG
- a CDS encoding peptidylprolyl isomerase, with product MQMIEIEQLPGRAVPPPIKVGGKAIDEDSIAREMQYHPAATASEAQLSAARALVVRELLRQRAVELGLVADTDDEGDNDAAIAALLEQELDVPEPEEAACRRFFDAEPERFSEPTRIAVRHILLAAAPDDAEARDAQYRLGETLIEELQNIPERFTEFAMRHSACPSKSEGGELGWLAQGQTVAELDRALQHLPQGLHDRPLASRYGWHLVSIDERSGGQRLPFEQVAERVLHTLREQATRRALRHYLLALEEEIGVEGVTLDDDSASSLMQ from the coding sequence ATGCAAATGATCGAGATCGAACAGCTGCCGGGCCGCGCCGTTCCGCCGCCCATCAAGGTCGGCGGCAAGGCCATCGACGAGGACAGCATCGCCCGCGAGATGCAGTACCACCCGGCGGCGACCGCCTCAGAGGCACAGCTTTCGGCCGCGCGCGCCCTGGTGGTTCGCGAGCTGCTGCGCCAGCGCGCCGTCGAGCTCGGTCTGGTGGCCGATACCGACGACGAAGGCGACAACGATGCCGCCATCGCCGCCCTGCTGGAGCAGGAGCTGGATGTGCCGGAGCCGGAGGAGGCGGCCTGTCGCCGCTTCTTCGACGCCGAGCCCGAGCGCTTCAGCGAGCCGACCCGCATTGCCGTGCGCCATATCCTGCTGGCCGCCGCGCCCGACGATGCCGAAGCGCGTGACGCCCAGTACCGCCTGGGCGAGACGCTGATCGAGGAGCTACAGAACATTCCCGAGCGCTTCACCGAGTTCGCCATGCGCCACTCCGCCTGCCCGTCGAAGAGCGAAGGCGGCGAGCTGGGCTGGCTGGCTCAAGGGCAGACCGTGGCCGAGCTCGACCGTGCCTTGCAGCACCTGCCGCAAGGCCTGCATGACCGTCCGCTGGCCTCGCGCTACGGCTGGCACCTGGTCAGCATCGATGAGCGCAGCGGCGGCCAGCGCCTGCCGTTCGAGCAGGTGGCCGAGCGCGTGTTACATACCCTGCGCGAGCAGGCGACTCGACGCGCCTTGCGTCACTACCTGCTGGCGCTGGAAGAGGAGATCGGTGTCGAGGGAGTTACGCTCGACGACGATAGCGCCAGCTCGTTGATGCAATAA
- the moaB gene encoding molybdenum cofactor biosynthesis protein B, giving the protein MSHVHANARFVSLGIAVLTVSDTRGFDRDGSGDLLSERLSEAGHVLVERRIVPDDIYRIRAVVSKWVVRDDIQVILVNGGTGFTVRDTTPEALLPLFDRAIDGYGELFRQLSFDSIGTSTVQSRAVGGVANRTLIFAMPGSPKACATAWDGILESQLDARTRPCNFVAMVMPEHQACGSREAPLPDHGQGVHA; this is encoded by the coding sequence ATGTCCCATGTTCACGCCAACGCCCGCTTCGTGTCGCTCGGTATTGCCGTGCTGACCGTTTCCGATACCCGCGGCTTCGACCGCGACGGCAGCGGTGATCTGCTCAGCGAGCGTCTCTCCGAGGCCGGCCATGTCCTGGTCGAGCGTCGCATCGTGCCCGACGACATCTACCGCATCCGGGCGGTGGTCTCCAAGTGGGTGGTGCGCGACGACATCCAGGTGATCCTGGTCAATGGCGGTACCGGCTTTACCGTACGCGACACCACGCCCGAGGCGTTGTTGCCGCTATTCGATCGGGCAATCGACGGCTACGGTGAGCTGTTCCGCCAGCTCTCCTTCGACAGCATCGGCACCTCCACCGTGCAGTCGCGGGCGGTGGGCGGTGTGGCCAACCGCACCCTGATCTTCGCCATGCCCGGCTCGCCCAAGGCGTGTGCCACTGCCTGGGACGGCATTCTCGAAAGCCAGCTCGACGCGCGCACCCGGCCGTGCAACTTCGTTGCCATGGTCATGCCCGAGCACCAGGCGTGCGGCTCGCGCGAAGCGCCATTACCTGATCACGGTCAAGGAGTGCATGCATGA
- a CDS encoding molybdopterin molybdotransferase MoeA has translation MSCGTLAKGLLDLEVARARMIAAAEPVRGEELIALEQAAGRVLVRDVAARLDMPGVDNSAMDGYALRLAELGDAGLPVVARVPAGAGVQTLPEGGCARIFTGAPVPEGADCVVPQERVRLDEAGRVHIIGEARLGANIRRRGEEYREGDPLLPAGWTLNAAALALLASQGIAEVPALPRLKVALISTGDELIEPGEPFASGLVYDSNRVMLKALLEQADCDVLDLGVIADDPAALREAFSAARDGADLVMCTGGVSVGEEDHVRPVLDELGGLWFHGVAIKPGKPFAFGYLDDGSPEGVPLIGLPGNPVASLVGWHLLARPFVQGCQGRNVGPLQQYRVRAGFSRRGSPGRRELLRVVIDWQAGQPLALLSGGQGSHMLHAASQAHGYLMIAADTDVEEGHEYPYLPAGQFDD, from the coding sequence ATGAGCTGTGGCACCCTTGCCAAGGGCCTGCTCGATCTCGAGGTGGCCCGGGCGCGCATGATCGCCGCGGCCGAGCCGGTGCGGGGGGAAGAACTGATAGCGCTGGAGCAGGCCGCCGGCCGGGTGCTCGTACGCGACGTGGCGGCACGGCTCGATATGCCCGGCGTCGACAACAGCGCGATGGACGGCTACGCCCTGCGGCTGGCGGAACTCGGCGATGCCGGCCTGCCCGTCGTCGCGAGAGTGCCGGCGGGAGCCGGCGTGCAAACGCTGCCCGAGGGCGGCTGTGCGCGGATATTCACCGGTGCGCCGGTACCCGAAGGGGCCGACTGCGTGGTGCCCCAGGAGCGGGTTCGGCTGGACGAGGCCGGGCGGGTGCATATCATCGGCGAGGCTCGATTGGGTGCCAACATACGCCGCCGCGGCGAGGAGTACCGCGAAGGCGATCCCCTGCTGCCGGCGGGCTGGACCCTGAATGCTGCGGCCTTGGCGCTGCTGGCGAGCCAGGGTATCGCCGAGGTGCCGGCTCTGCCGCGCCTCAAGGTGGCGTTGATCTCCACCGGCGATGAACTGATCGAACCGGGTGAGCCGTTTGCATCGGGGCTGGTGTACGACAGCAACCGGGTGATGCTGAAGGCGCTGCTTGAGCAGGCCGACTGCGACGTGCTCGACCTGGGGGTGATCGCCGACGACCCCGCAGCTTTGCGCGAGGCGTTCAGCGCCGCCCGCGACGGCGCCGACCTGGTGATGTGCACCGGCGGCGTCTCGGTGGGTGAAGAGGATCATGTGCGGCCCGTGCTCGATGAGCTGGGTGGGCTCTGGTTCCATGGCGTGGCGATCAAGCCTGGCAAGCCGTTCGCCTTCGGCTACCTGGACGACGGCTCGCCCGAGGGCGTGCCGCTGATCGGCCTGCCGGGCAACCCCGTGGCCTCGCTGGTGGGATGGCACCTGCTGGCCAGGCCCTTTGTGCAAGGTTGCCAAGGCCGCAACGTCGGGCCCTTGCAGCAGTATCGCGTCCGCGCCGGTTTCTCGCGGCGGGGTAGTCCGGGGCGGCGTGAGCTGCTGCGTGTCGTCATCGATTGGCAGGCTGGCCAACCGCTGGCCCTGCTGTCCGGCGGGCAGGGCTCCCACATGCTGCATGCCGCCAGCCAAGCGCACGGCTACCTGATGATAGCCGCCGATACCGACGTAGAGGAAGGTCATGAATACCCCTATCTGCCCGCCGGACAGTTCGACGACTGA
- a CDS encoding Crp/Fnr family transcriptional regulator, which translates to MNTPICPPDSSTTDLLFKPKQLRELVHGVPWLGELNDDEVTELLEDSELKSLKTREWLFRQDSPAHWLYIVINGAVRLARGAGDGRLATIRCVERGGTLGELSMVSSAGVYLYSAEALRRTHVLAIPAKRCREIMDRQPACRAEFMSRLALELTERLEDLALLTQADAMSRLVSYILRQLPAGRSKSPRVVRLSIPKRWLAAQLAMTPETLSRLLAKLRDGGVIGIDRQRLTVLDEQKLRDAMLVDD; encoded by the coding sequence ATGAATACCCCTATCTGCCCGCCGGACAGTTCGACGACTGACCTGCTGTTCAAGCCCAAGCAACTCCGCGAGCTGGTTCACGGTGTGCCTTGGCTGGGCGAACTGAACGACGATGAAGTCACTGAGCTGCTCGAGGATTCCGAACTCAAGTCGCTCAAGACCCGAGAGTGGCTGTTCCGCCAGGATTCCCCGGCCCACTGGCTCTACATCGTCATCAACGGCGCGGTGCGCCTGGCGCGCGGTGCCGGCGACGGTCGCCTGGCCACCATTCGCTGCGTCGAGCGCGGCGGCACCCTGGGCGAGCTGAGCATGGTCTCCAGCGCCGGCGTTTATCTCTATTCTGCCGAGGCGCTGCGCCGCACTCACGTGCTGGCAATTCCCGCCAAGCGCTGCCGCGAGATCATGGACCGTCAGCCGGCCTGCCGCGCCGAGTTCATGAGCCGCCTGGCGCTGGAACTCACCGAGCGCCTCGAGGACCTGGCGCTGCTGACCCAGGCCGATGCCATGTCGCGGCTGGTCAGCTACATCCTGCGCCAGCTACCGGCGGGGCGTAGCAAGAGCCCGCGAGTGGTTCGCCTGTCAATTCCCAAGCGCTGGTTGGCCGCTCAACTGGCCATGACACCGGAAACACTGTCGCGGCTGCTGGCCAAACTGCGCGACGGCGGCGTGATCGGTATCGATCGCCAGCGCCTGACGGTGCTCGACGAACAGAAGCTACGCGACGCCATGCTGGTCGACGATTGA
- a CDS encoding putative zinc-binding protein, giving the protein MSRTVNKPRTLLYSCSGCSDVAQLANNVAVRLDHAGIAEMSCIAGVGGGVPGLVRIARSGRPIVAIDGCQMHCVKHCLDKAGVVATEHVKLYEQGFRKRRGQSYDDEAVHEVAEQVGELIARLPMDAEENA; this is encoded by the coding sequence ATGTCCCGAACCGTGAACAAACCGCGTACCCTGCTCTACTCCTGCTCCGGCTGCTCAGACGTGGCGCAGCTGGCCAACAACGTGGCGGTGCGGCTCGATCATGCGGGCATCGCCGAGATGTCCTGCATCGCCGGCGTAGGCGGCGGCGTGCCGGGGCTGGTTCGCATCGCACGTTCCGGGCGCCCCATCGTCGCCATCGATGGCTGCCAGATGCACTGCGTCAAGCACTGCCTGGACAAGGCGGGCGTAGTCGCCACCGAACACGTAAAGCTCTACGAGCAGGGCTTTCGCAAACGCCGCGGCCAGAGCTACGACGACGAAGCCGTCCATGAGGTGGCCGAGCAGGTCGGCGAGCTGATCGCCCGGCTGCCCATGGATGCCGAGGAAAACGCATGA